GtgattgcttgttactcttggtggttgctgccacctagacagcttgaagCAGCTTGAGGAGGTtggcacgtgttggtgattgttcatggccatctcctaaTGGATTTGTTAGGGGTTCTTGGACTTATTTCCCGATGGAGCACCAAAAGCACTTTTAGTGGAatgctcgtagcttgtggatcctcatcttgtgttggctgTGTGGCTGTGCAGTACCCTATTGAGGGTTAGGCGTGTAaagcctattagcgcgtgaaccaccaagtgagtgaattgctacaatggggacgtagcttgccggcaagcaagtgaacctcagaggaaaaatcattgtgtcagtCGGTATTTATTGTGATTGATTTTTGGCTTGCCCGGTTCGGTATACACCCCTCTACCTCTCTTGTTTTATATTTATATACTTATCTTGTGTAGATGTAGCATAGCTTGTGGGTGTAGCTCTCTTGAGTAGCATAGAAGTAATTAGTTGAATTACTTGTTTAGTTAGCTCACTAGCTAGTacaagtagtgacatagccattgaaTGCTTACTGATCATagttaactagaattgttggtagaTGGCTTGTCTTttgagtagagctagagcaaaacacATTTTGCCTTTTTAGTTGACTAACAAAGTTGCTCTAGTGTATTTATAGAAATTTGTTTAggctaattcacccccctctagccatttatgACCATTCAACGCTGGAAGGAGCTATCGCGCCAAAATCTTCTCCCTATATACCTGGTTAACCCTTGCTAGTTGCCGCAGATAAGAAGAGCAAGGGCGCCTTGACTGCTGCGTCTATGGCGGTGGCGGCGTCCCCGACGCACACATTCAGTCGCGGAAGTTGCTCGATGGTGACAGCTAGCAACCAGAAGGCAATGATTTGAAGGAAGAGGCTGAGGACATTACTCTGAATAAGTTTAAGGTAGCAAACAGAAGGCATGGCTGATATTCTGAAGAAGACCACAACAATGTGTCAACTTTGGCTTTCAACATGTTTTTAGTATGCAAGTGTTACTAAAAAGAGGGGCATATGTTAACACCCAAAAATGTCCAAACAACATAACGGACTCCTACATCATGTTTCTACCGTCGAGATAGTTAGAAAAGCATACTTGGATTATCTCATTTGGAGTGTGGACGAAGAAAACAGCTTTTGGGGGCTTAATCAAGCCAAAACTGGCCAGGgcagtgtcggggaccaatactagggtacccgaagaagaGGAGTTGATAGCCATCAACGCTAATTCATCAGAGCGATTAAGAACGCGACTACATTTCCCAATGGGCCCTGCCTTGTCCAAACCACCAAGGCCGTAGGCTCCGTTTTGTCCgatcgtccgacccccgagggttgggaaCACCTTAGGCTGACTCCcgagggatggctccgcctcgcccgacgtctaagagctggctctgccttgcctaacccccgagggttggctccgcctcgctcgatgtctgaagGATGGCTCCGCCATGCCCGATGTCTAAaggatggctccgcctcgcccaacgtctgaggatTAGCTCCGCTTCGCCCCACctccgagggtaggctccgcctcgcccaacgtctaaggGCTGTCTTCGCCTCGCTTGATCCCCGAGGGgtggctccgcctcactcgacgtcTGCGCGCGACTCCTTTCTAACGACGCacgcagataaggcagggcactcaagtcaaccgcaataccaaggatcaTACCCTGCATGCCTGCAGGAAAGTACTGTTAGGACATGACAAGAAGGGCGCTTTGAGACCTTTCAAGCAtgcagagcccaaacagtgttgtaggtgccgacatttgtcttacagtgttgtgggcgccgccatttgccctcgggcgcTGATCCTGATGGAAgttcacgacaaccactacggttcaggaggaaactcgcatcacctACAGTAACGGACGTGAGGTCACTGCGCTGTCTGCTCCCTATATGGTTGTggatcagcaccctggtccgcTGCGCCGTCCgccggggcgggatgggacgtgacaactTGCTGACAATGCtaggacatggcatcatcagcggacaTGCACCCAGTGTGGAGCTCATGTCAACGAGGcccgcacagaggaaaaggaagacccgacatctttgaaggacctcctttgcctctggtttttcttcttttttctcccatctgtaatccctgctctcccttggtctataaaagagaaggcagggcaccccactaaggggatcgatttCACCACATCACTGCAGAACCACTAGCATCAAACCTCAAACGcggagctgagcagcaaccaagctctcagcacccattcgacctttccatcagagacttgagacttgtccctctctcgcccgtttgtaacccctactatgaacttttcagtgttaataacacgagcagcagccacgaactggacgtagggacattctgcccgaaccagtataaaccttgtgtttttttaacacaccatccgggccagacgcgtaataacacaaatttactcgttggtgtttattcgaaatACCGACAAGCAGATTTGGTGATTTTCCAAGTTCCTCAAATGTAAGAATGAACTGCACCATTGCATTACACTCGTTGAGATgataaaaaaacatatatggatcaCCTCATTTGGAGCCTAGATGAATCAATTATAATTTTCAAAAGGTTTTCTGTCCTGGACCCGCTAAAAGAGGCCAGGCCGGTTCTGAAACCGGCCAGGTCGGTTTTGGCAGACCCAGATAAAATCGAAAACGTATTTTGGCGTGTTTTGCAACGGTTTTTTTGGCCGGATAAGAACACCACCTCCTTCTAAATATAAGGGCATGGGCGATTAAAGTGCCCAATACACACAGTCAAACCAAATGCAATTTACTTTTATCTCTCTTTGTCCTAATCCCTTCCAATCTCCATGTTGTTGTTGATCGCTTGATTCGATGGCCAAGGATGACGCCCTAAGCTTGTtggccgacctagggcaacccgacgaTGTCCTCATCCCAATGGGGTTTCTCCTTGGCGAGAGTTTCTCGACGGTTCCTTGCTAGTTTGCTCGAAAACTAGCTATTCTTCGTAAGCAAGCACGATTGGTTATCCTTTGATGGTTTCCCCGAAAACCTCGCCGTTCTTTACCACGTAAGTGTGTTTTTTGTTGCCCTAGGCCTTTCTCGGGCTATCTAGAAAAAGGGCTTTCTCGGGCTAAACACGAGAGAACCGGCAAGGCCGACTCACTAAACCAGCTAGGCCGGTTTATGCAAAGTGGCGCCGTCTCGGCCCATTTTGTGATCAGTGCTATCTAGTGGTGTGATACTCGTTGCCCTAGGGCTTTCTCGGGCGAAACATGAGAGAACCGGTAAGGCCGAATCCCTGGACTGGCTAGGCTGGTTTCTGTAGAGTGGCACCTCCTGGGTCCGTTTTGCGACCCGTGCAACCTAGCACTTGTAGTGTGCGACCGATCTTCGCGTCAACAAATACTTTAATCAAAATTAAGAAAGTTTAGCTTCATCCAACTATACATTTTTTTAGATGAGACACGTAGGCAGTGACAGCAACTACAGCTGCACGTCAGCAGGAACACGACGTGCTTTTAAAAAGGGGGCGCGTTTGCAAACCATGTAGCAGGCCCTTGACAATTACAGCCACTGAGCCAGGTTAATTAATTTGCAGTGACTTGGGTCGATCCATGGAGACCGTATATAGCTTCATCAGAAGAGCAGTAGGCATTATCCAATCACGACACATAGCCAGGGAAATATAGTAGAACACCTAAAATTACAGACTATAAGAACAAGCAAAGATAAAAGTGTGTGTCCGCGGTCGGCAACACGAATACAGAATGTCAGAATACCAAGATAAAAGTGTGTGTCCGTGTCAGTTGTTGTACATCGTACCGCTACTCTATTCCACAACACTTGATCGAGCAGACAGCAGGGCAAGCTGGCACTCCTTCACGAACGGGATGAGATGTTGTCAAGATCGTGGAGAAATCTGACGAAGTCAGCGTGAGACGAGCCCCCTTCCTGGATCGCCTTGGCTGCCGCATCtttggccgccgccgccctctctCTGAGCGCCCGCCCACCCTCGGATTCCATCACCCACCTTATCTTTGTCTCCACCTGATCGGCCGCCACCACCTCGCCGTCGTATCCCCTCATCTCCACCCCGAGCTTCATCTCCTGCAcgatgaacaccttgttcatcttctGCTCTGCATACATCGGCCAGCACAGGAGCGGCAGCCCCGCCGTGATGCCCTCCAGCGTCGAGTTCCACCCACAGTGCGTCATGAAAGCGCCGGCCGCCCTGTGGCGCAGCACGTCCACCTGCGGCGCCCAGCACTTGAACACGAGGCCTCTGCCCATGGTCCTCTCCAAGAAGCCGTCTGGAAGGAGCGCGCCGAGGTCTGGCTCCGGCAGCGCCTCGTCGACGATGCGCCGGGTGCGCACCACCCAGAGAAACCTCTGCTCTGACCTCTCCAGGCCGACGGCGACCTCCTTCAGCTGTCTCTCGGAGAACGTGCCCAGGCTCCCAAAGCAGAGGAACACGACGCTGCGGTCGGGCTGCGAGTCCAGCCAGCGGAGGCACTCGTGCTCCTTTTCCCCACCGCCGCCGGACACCAGTGGCCCGATGCAGTAGACCGGTGGCGTGTCACGGCCGGGCACGCACAGCCCGTCCCGCAGAGCGCGCACCGCCCGCATCTCCAGCTCCACGAAGGTGTTGACGAGGATCCCGTCGGACGCCGCCATCCGCTGCAGCGTTTGGAGGATGGCCTTGCCTGCTTCGAGGTCCTTGTCATCTTCTCTCGGCAGATCCGACGCCTTGAACGGAGGAGCTCCCGGCAAGGAAAGGGTAGCATCGCCAGCGTCTATGGAAGCTGTGTAGGTGTCTTGGTCGAAGGCGAGGCTGAGGAAGACAGCGAGGTCCCCGGCGCACGAGGCGTAGGAGTAGTAGACGGGCAGCCTGAGTTCGGCCGCGACGTCGAGCGCGTCGGGGCAGAACATGTCGATGACGAGCGCGTCAACGGCGGGCAGCGATCGGAGGAAGTCGAGGAGCGGAGCGTTCATGGTCTTGAGGTAGTCCACCATCTGGAGGACGTAGTGCTTCTTGCTGGGAGCATCGTCGGAGTTGGAGCCGGAGCCGGTGCCAGAACCAGAGGTCGCAGGCAGCGACGACGACGCCGGTAGGACGTGGAAGGAGATGGACGGGTTGGAGGCCGCGGCACAGGCGACCACGGCGGGGAAGTCGAGGGCCCCGAGCTCGGACGGCGGCTTCACGAGCGCCACGGTGACGGCGACGCCGTGCTGGACGAAGACCTTGGCCAGCTCGATCATCGGCATCACGTGGCCGGCGCCGAGGCCCGGGTAGAGAACCACGGTTTTCTTCATCGCTAGCTGCACGGCTCAGCTCGAGTTGGCTCTGGCCTTCTTGGAAGGAAGTGGACGCTGCGGACCCGACAGGGGTGCGCTCCACAGATCACTGCTGCATATAACACATGTGAGTACACTGTATACATGGCAAAATTGGAGTGGAGTACCGCACACTGGCCGCATCGCCATGTAGCCAAATGCTTGGCTGGCGTTGGGAGAAGCACTGGGGGAACCTCCTCCGGTGACTTCCGGCTATGTAAACGTATATATATACCCTGTTTTACATTGTTTGTGAACAGGCCTCCTTGGAATAATTAGGATTTATGAGGCCCTATTTTGCTAGCTTGTTGACAGGAATTGCCACTGAAGTCTGATGGGGTTGCTGACAGCGACTTGTTGATAGAAAGCCATTGAGGTACTCATGGCGAACTACATGCTAGCTTTGATTGCTTTTGGAGTAGAATATGGTGGTTTTGTTTTTGGACTCCTACCAGATGGTGCTAGTTTTTATTGTTGTTGGACGGGCAACCTGATGTTGTGCTAGCTTTTGATCAATGTTATTAGATCGCTTTTGGTTGAATGGGTTTTGCTCAACAGGCAAAAAATGTTTGATTGCTGTACAGCAGGATGACAAAAATTTCTAGTTTTTGTAACAGAATTGCTAAACCTCAACCGGTTGATTTAGCCCCTCCCATCAACTGATTTTTGGGGCATCTGATCTTACGCAAACGGCTAGCAAGAGGCGCGGCCGACGAGCAGGCGAGGCGCATGCAGCCAGCGAGGGCCGGCGAGGCAGCACGCGCGGCCAGCCTCAGAGCTCGCGGCCCCGACCATGGCGGGCGCGGTGCAGGACCGGCGTTTCGCGACGAGGAGGGCCGCGGCTGGCTATGAGGAGGGCGACGAGGAGGGCCACCCCCAGGCCGGATCACCGTTGCTGCTTCTTCTCCGAACTCTGTTTGCATGCGCGTTCAACGGAAGGGAAGGGAAGTGCGCAGGTGAGGGAAGGGAAAGGATAAGGTTGGGTAGGTGTATCCCACCACAATTTGGGAAATTTTATTTtgaaatttgtgaataatttgaaaTATATTTTTTTGATATCTTTAATCTGTAATTCATAAAAATAATTTgaaattttttctaaaaattttggCATAACTGTGAGTGCATGGAAAAGATTCAGTTGATAGGAGGGGCCAAAACACCTAGACAGATTCTTTTGTAATAAGCTATATGCTTCTATGTTGGCTTGATGTGAACAAGCTAGTGACATGATTACTTATGTACTTGTCTGGGACCAATACCAGGGTACTCGGAGAAGAGGAGTTGATACCCATCAACGCTAAATTCAACAGAGCCATCAAGAACGCGACTACATTTCCCAGTAGGCCCCACCTCGTCCAAACCACCAAGGCCACAAGCTCCGTTTCGTCTGATcgtccgaccctcgagggctgggaACGCCTCAGGCTGACTCCtgagggatggctccgcctcgcccgatgtctgaaggatggctttgcctcacccgatgtctgaggattggctccgcctcgcccgacatctgagggatggctctgcctcgtccgacccccaagggttggctccgcctcgcccgacccccgagggctgtcTCCGcatcgcccgacgtctaagggctggctccgcttcgcccgacccccgagggttggctccgcctcacccgacgtctgagggttgtctccgcctcgctcgacgtcttagggctggctccgcctcgcccaactccCGAGGGctgactccacctcacccgacgtctaagggctggctccgcctcgcccgactccCGAGGggtgactccgcctcgcccgacgtctgcgggctgtctccgccttgcccaacgtctaagggctggctccacctcgcccgacgtctaagggctagctccacctcgtccgactcCCGAGGGGTgagtccgcctcgcccgaggcctacgggctggctctgcctcgcccgacatctgagggctggctccgcctcgcccgacgtctacgcACGACTCCTTCCTAATGACGCACGTagataaggtagggcactcaattcaactacaataccgaggaccataccctgcacgcctataggaaagtaccgtcaggatatgacaaAAAGGgcgctttgagaccttctaggcatatcagagcccaaatagtgttgtaggcaccaacaTTTGTCTTACTATGTTGCGGGCACCACCATTTGCCCTCGAGCACGGATCCTAATGGAAGCtcatgacaaccactacggtccaggaggaaactcgcatcacctACAGTAATGGACGTGCTGTCACTGTGCCGTCTGCTCCTTGTGTGGCTGCggatcagcaccctggtccgcCACGTCACTCGTCGGGGAGGGATGGGACGTGATAACTTGCTGACAATGCCAGGACATGACATCATCAGTGGATAGAGGCCCATCGCATTCCTATCAGGATCAGTGGACATGTACCCAGCGTGGggctatccctggcaccgcctgccatgtcagcggggcccgcACAGAGGAAAAGAAAGACCCGACATCTTTGAAGGTCCTCATTTGCCTctgatttttcttctttctcccatctgtaagtCCTGCTCTCCCTTGGcatataaaagggaaggcagggaacCCCACTAAGGGAATCGATTCAAGACATCACACATagttgagcagcaaccaagctctcagtacCCATTTgaccttttcatcagagacttgggacctgtccctctctcgcccatttgtaacccctactatgaacttttcaatgctaataacacgagtagcagctatgaactggacatagggacattctgcccaaatcagtataaaccttgtgttttttagcacaccatccgggccaaacacgcaataatacaaatttactcgttggtgtttactcgaaacaccaacagttggcacaccaggtaggggactttgcgcatcccgacattaacatcaggccatggaTTGTTAGTCATGACATCAGCagggtcccgggcgcacacgtgcgcttcggcGACCAGGACTTCAACATCacagtgggaggagagttggtattggctcacgccgccatccaacctctcccctacATCGACCTTGACCACAAGAGGCTTGAGCGCCAACTCAgcgtcttcctaggaccccagCCGACCCGAGAGGACCtacgccgcctcaccttctctTACGCCAATGACATGGCGTAGCTCACCGGAGGGGAACCCCTCTCTTCGGAACACCTCAACTAGAGCGCCCCGATAGTGCTCCCATTCGGTCTCAGCAACGCCGCgaagaccgttagccaccttgtggcgcaacacaTGATTCTACCTCCTACGAATGAtgaattcgtggggatgatcgAGCACGTcacggaatctttccatgacctcctcgtagatgagctagagtcaccctttggctctgactctagcagaggaagccatcacccctctcgtgaatgcttcatgacaagtacccccgagggacacatcgaaagcgtCCATGAGGGGGAGGCTACCCCAGTGAACGACCTCAGTGACGAGGCTGAGGGGGACATAACAGCTCCACCTTGcatgcgggtggagcagctgaaagcccaacACCGAGAGATTGAGGAAGcgcgactctagctcgagcaggaatgcgtggagctcgatcgagagatcgaacgccacggagatggtgggcaCACATGCATCATGGCTCGTGATGTGAACCAGATGATCATCGCCGATGAAGAAGGCCTCCCACACTTCGCCCGGGCaagtcagaacatcgccgctatggcggccttgctccatggtcttCCAGAGGCTATGATGCCCAAGGATTgttgggcccaccatgagattcgtaCGCTGTTCGAGCATGTGGCGACGCAGTAGGCAGAGACCTCATTGTCTCGACaatgcgagctcgacgccagccaatgCACGCTCTTCAAGCGCCCCGGTAGGGACATgtcggtccaccaggcaccacaaggcAGTGGGTAGCACGCCACGGTCCTAATGCATCAACATCTCAGCCGCAACCATGACGCATGCAACACCCTCGACACTCGTAGGCATACCCACGACGACCCAggagagggagctagccacggCTGTCACCCTCACcatggcggatgctacgacagcagTGAGGACTAAAGCCCAAGCCCTGGCCTACCGGGGCCTTAGGCCTTCAGTCaatacatcctcaacgctgccttcctgccaaggtaccgaccaccaaccaacatcctaaagtactctagggagacgaACCCTgcactatggctcaaggattatcggcttgcctgctaagccggtggtgcagataatgacgatttcattatccgcaaccttccattattcttggccgattcagcacgaacatggttggaacacctgtcgtCCAACAGAATCCAGAGTTGGACgaacctgaaggagatctttgtggggaacttctaaggcacatacaagcgccctaggaacccatgggacctcaagaactaccaatAGAAGGTcggtgagaccctccatgggtacatctggtgtttctcctggcagtgcaacgagctacctaatgtcgccgatgctgacgtcataggagctttcctgtctgggaccactTATGAatctctggttcacaagctgggacgcaagggcccgcgagccaccaaggaactcctcgacatcgctGCCAGCCATGCCTCGAGTGAAGAAgcagtcggagcgatcttcgaccaccTCAATGACAAGGCGAGGGGGGACGAGGACaccagcgaaggcacctccaatcgtcccgccaaaaagaagaacaagcaacggTACGAGGGCTCGCTCGTAGCCACCGCTGATGGCAGAGGTGGTCAGAAGCCCATAGAGGGCACTTCGAACCACTTagaaaaactactcgaggggccatgcccgaaccatgccttccccatcaagcatctatacaaggactatgccCTCATAAAGCGGTTCTTGTTCAGAGGCTCAAACCAAGGAGAGCCTGGGAAGGACCCCAACCCTACCATGGATGACACCGAGAGGAAGGATGGTAGCTTTCCAACAccagatggctacctcatgatctttggaggatcagagGCCTACGACACCAAACGCTGCTAGAAGATCACATGCCATGAGGTCTACACGACCGAACCAGCCACACCTGCCTTCCTTCGATGGTCAGAGTCACCATAACCCTCGATAGGACCAACCACCAAGAGAGCATCCCACAGTCGGGGAGGTACCCACTCGTGGTTTAACCAATTGTCGGTAGGAAGTGGCTCactaaggtactgatggatgggggcagcggcctcaatatcatgTACGCCGAAATGCTCgacaccatgggcatcgaccgagcgcgTGTCCGGCCAACtggagcacctttccacggcatcgtgcctagaaagcaagccatgccacttgggcagatcgatctatccatcacctttggggatccatccaactataggatggagaccctcacctttgaagtggttgggttctAAGAAACCTACCACACCTTCCTGGGAcaaccatgctacgtgaagttcatggctgtccccaactacacctacctcaagctaaagatgccaggcctAGGCGGGGTCATCAACATCGACACCTCCTTTCAATGAGCGTATGAGTGCGAAGTCGAGTGTTGCGATCACACCGCAGCCATCATcgcctctgcagaggttgtggctcttaggaaggaggtcgccgaagaagcacccgaccccaagcggtcgacCGGGTCCTTTGAGCCAGTGGAGGGCTCTAAGGAGGTCCTCGTAGACCCTAGGAGCACTGAGGGCAAAACAGTGCGCATTGGTACaacactttcctccaaataggaaagcgcgctcgtcggcttcctccacgccaatagagacatttttgcgtggaaaccctcggacatgctagcCATTTCAAGGGAAGTCGCTGAGCAagccttgaagatccacctaggctccaagccaatgAAACAAAGCCTACatcgcttcgacgaggggaaacgcAGGACCATCGATGAGGAGATCGTAAAGCTTTTTGcggtcggattcatcaaggaagtgtaccacccagagtggttagccaatcccattcttgtacaaaagaagagtgggaaatggaggatgtgtgttgactacacaagtCTCatcaaagcatgcccaaaggatctgtttcctttgccgcgcatagaccaaatagttgacactacctcagggtgtgaaaccctctacttccttgatgcgtacttcgggtaccatcaaatcatgatgaaagagtctgaccagctcatgacatctttcatcatcccctttggatcgttctgctatgtcacaatggcGTTCGGTCTGATGAATgttggggccacataccagcgttgtatgctcaagtgttttagggacctcatcgggtagaccattgaggcctacgttgatgacatcgtggtcaagtccaattgggctgaccacctcgtagctgatcttgagcagacctttgcaaaactctgagcaaacggcatcaaactcaatcctgagaagtgtatttttggggtcccaaag
This sequence is a window from Miscanthus floridulus cultivar M001 chromosome 10, ASM1932011v1, whole genome shotgun sequence. Protein-coding genes within it:
- the LOC136486841 gene encoding anthocyanidin 5,3-O-glucosyltransferase-like; protein product: MKKTVVLYPGLGAGHVMPMIELAKVFVQHGVAVTVALVKPPSELGALDFPAVVACAAASNPSISFHVLPASSSLPATSGSGTGSGSNSDDAPSKKHYVLQMVDYLKTMNAPLLDFLRSLPAVDALVIDMFCPDALDVAAELRLPVYYSYASCAGDLAVFLSLAFDQDTYTASIDAGDATLSLPGAPPFKASDLPREDDKDLEAGKAILQTLQRMAASDGILVNTFVELEMRAVRALRDGLCVPGRDTPPVYCIGPLVSGGGGEKEHECLRWLDSQPDRSVVFLCFGSLGTFSERQLKEVAVGLERSEQRFLWVVRTRRIVDEALPEPDLGALLPDGFLERTMGRGLVFKCWAPQVDVLRHRAAGAFMTHCGWNSTLEGITAGLPLLCWPMYAEQKMNKVFIVQEMKLGVEMRGYDGEVVAADQVETKIRWVMESEGGRALRERAAAAKDAAAKAIQEGGSSHADFVRFLHDLDNISSRS